The region GGAGCGTAAGCGCGTATTGCCGGCTATTCCGGCGCATATTGGCGTGATCTCAAGCACGCAGGCGGCTGGCTACACGGATTTTATCACAATTTTAAACGAGCGCTGGGGCGGCATGCGGGTTGATGTCGCACATGTGCAAGTGCAAGGCGAAGCGGCAGCCGACCAAATTATCGCGGCGATTCGTTATTTTAACGAGTCGGAGCATCCGCCCGAAGTGCTTGCGATTTTGCGCGGCGGCGGAAGTGCCGACGATCTAGGCGCGTTTAACGACGAGCTGCTTGTACGTGCGATTGCATCAAGTCGAATTCCGACACTGGTTGGCGTGGGGCACGAAATTGACACGACGCTCGCTGATCTAGCAGCTGATGTGCGCGCTGCTACGCCGAGCAATGCGGCACAAATTATCATGCCTGACAAGCGCGAGTATATCGCAGCGGCACACCATCAAGTATCAAGGATTATAGCGCAGTTTGACAGTAACATTGATGTAACACGGCAGGAAACGAGACGTTTGCTGGCGCGCAGTCTTGAGGCGGCTGAACGGAGAATCGACATGTCGTTAAATCAGACTGAACAACAGTGTCGTATGCTTGCTGCCTACGATCCGCGAGCGGTGTTAGCGCGCGGCTATGCGATTGTACGCGGTGTAGCATGTGTTGGCAGCGAAATTACGATTCAGCAGAGTAAACAAACGATAACAGCGGAGGTGACGCATGTCGCAGCAAACGAATAAATCGGTATCAGAAAAAATGGCGCAGCTTGGCGAATTGGTCGCGTGGTTTGAAAGTGATGAGTTCGCGCTTGAAGACGCGATTAAGAAATTCCGCGAAGCAGAAGAATTGGCGAAATCAATTGAAAACGACCTAAAAAACATCAAAAATGATATAAATGTTATCAAAAAGCGGTTCGACGAGGTATAAGCGCGTCGTGTCGTGGCTACTCTTTGCAGTTCTTGCTATTATTATCCTGGTTGGGTTTAGCGCGTTTACAGGAGCGCCGTACGTGCCGTCGCACCGGCGTGATGTCGCGCGGGCGTTTCGCGAATTGTATCCGTTAAGCGCCGGTGACGTTTTAGTTGATATTGGTTCGGGCGATGGTGCTGTATTGCGCCAGGCGAGCAAGTGCGGCGCGCGGGCGGTCGGCTACGAAATTCATCCGCTGCTCGTTTTACTCTCGCGGTGGTTGTCGCGCGGCGATACCCGCGTGGCAGTGCACTTTGCAAATTTCTGGCGTGTTGATTTGCCGAATGACACGACCGCTGTATATGTGTTTGGCGATAACCGCGATATGTCGCGCATGGTGCGGTATGTTGAGGTGCAAGCGGCGAAAATCGGTCGTCCACTGCATCTCATTAGCTATGGATTTCAGGCGAATGGTTATAAGGCAGCGAAATCAGTCGGTGCGCATCATTTATATATCATTAACCCTTTGCATAAATAGCCGCGACCACGTATAATCATAACCATGAAGACACGACGAAACAGTGAAAAAGGAGCAATCAAGGGTAGCATTGTTGCTATCGTGGTGCTGGTGATTTTAGTAATCGGGTTTGGCGCGTTTAGCGTGTGGGCATATTTGCAGTATATGGATCAGAAAAAAGATGTTGATGGCAAGATTGATGTCGCAACCGCTGAAGCAGTCAAGAAGAATAGCGAGGAAATGCAGGCGAAGTTTGAGGCGGCGGAGAAAGAGCCGAAGCGCCAGTTTGCCGGGCCGTCTGACTATGGCAGCCTTACATTTGACTATCCAAAAACCTGGAGCGCATACCAAGCGACCGATATCAGCAAGGGCGGCGGCGTGACGTATGAGGCGTACCTGAATCCAGTACTTGTACCGCCGATCACGCAGACGTCGAAATTTGCGCTGCGTATTACAATTGAGCAGAAAACATATGATCAATCGGTGGCGCAATACGATCCATACGTTAAGCGCGGCGATTTGAAATCAAGCGCGTATAGCGACGGTAAGCGCACGGGCGTGAAGCTCGTTGGTAACTTTACGAAAGATATTTATGGTACGGCGATTTTGCTGAAAATGCGCGACCGCACCTTGACGATTCGCACCGATGGCGACGTGTTCACTGAGGACTACGAAGCGCTTCTCAAAACCGTGAAATTCAACGAATAATTAAATGTGCTTACGCTAGAGCTGATGCTTACCCGCGTGCTACACTGGAAGTACGATGCAGGAGGGTAGAACGCGAGAACCGTTTCGGTTACCGTTGGCAGCAGCAGCGCACGAGCTGAAAGCGCCGTTAGCGCTTGTGCGACAGCTGTCGTTAGCGCTTGAAACAGGCGATTATACTGATACGGAGCGGGCGGTTTTGCAGCAGCGCATTACGTTGACGGCTGAGCGCGCCTTGCGGCTAACAACAGATTTAACGCGTGCTGAACGGCTTGACGACGGACTGTTTAAAGTCGAGCCGCTTAATCCGATCGTACTATGCGAAGAAGTGGCGGACGAATTATCGCCGCTCTATGCGGCGCACGATCGGACGATTGGCGTGAAGCCGCACAGGCGGCAGCTGTTAGGACTTGCGAACCGCGAGCTATTGCGGCGGATTTTGCTTAATTTTACCGATAACGCGCTTCATTATAGCCGTGATGCGCCGGTGTATATTTCGGCGCAGCAGCGCCAGCGCGGTGCTGTGATCCGGCTCGGCGTGCGCGACTATGGACCGGCGGTACCGGCAAACGTATGGCGGCGATTGATGCAGAATTTAGGCCGGCCGCAGCCGCTGCACAACCGTCCGGCAAGCAGCGGGCTTGGTATGGTAGTGGCGCATGAATTTGCCGCCGCAATGGGGGCGTCAATCGGCGCGGTACGCCATCGCGATGGCGCGACATTTTACGTTGATATCATGACGTCGACACAGTTGAGGTTGCTATGAAACATGTACTAATTATTGACGACGATCGGTGGCTTGCTGAGCTGTTGGCGAAACAGCTGCGGGGCATAAACGTTGACGTGCAAATCGCGGCGCATGCGCTTGAGGCGATGGCGGCAATTGATGAACGTCCGCCTGCTGCTATTATCCTTGATATTTTTATGCCCGGTCCGAATGGGTTTGTGCTGCTGCAAGAATTGCAGTCGCATAGCGATTTAGCACAAATCCCGGTGATTATTTGTACAGCAAGTACAGGCGAACTGCGGATGGAGGACGCGGCGGCATACGGAGTGCGCCAGATTCTCGATAAATCGACGATGACACCGCAATCGGCTGTTGCGGCAGTGCGAAAGGTATTAGTATGAGCGCGGAGCGAACGCAGGCGATTGTGTTGCGGCGTACAAACTTCGGTGAAGCGGATCGGATCTTGACGCTGTTGACGCCGCTTGGGCAGCGCAGTGCGATAGCGCGCGGTGTTCGGCGCGAGAAAAGTAAGTTGGCGGGCGGCATTGAACTGTTTGGCGTGAGCGATGTTGTACTGCAGCAGGGGAAGGGCGATCTCGCGACGTTAACATCAGCGCGCCTCATTCATTTTTATCGGAATGTTTTGGCGGATTATGATCGGCTGCAATTTGGCTATGAGGTAATTAAATCTGTTGAGCGGGCGAGCCGCGATATTGATGAGCCGGAGTGGTTTGATGTCGTGCAGTCGGTCTTCGCAGGGCTTGACGCGCTGTCGGTGCAGCTGCAGCTAACGCAAATATGGTTCTATATTCATTACGCGAGCTTGACGGGATACGATTTAAGTTTTTCGCGCGACATAACAGGCGTGCCACTCAATCCAGAGCGCACCTATATGTATGATATTAGCGAACGCGGGCTGCGGCCGAGCGTGCAGGGTGATATTTCGGCTGATCATATTAAATTTTTGCGCCTAGTGGCGAACAAGCCGCTCGCGGCTGTGGCGCAAATTGGCGGCGTGGAGCGAATCTTGCCGGATTGTTGGCTGCTAGCGCGGCAGCACGCTGGCGTGTAGCTGTTTGCTGAGCCATGGTATAATTAACGGTAGTTATGGGAAAGCAGATCAAGAACGAGAAGATGGAAACTTTAGTAAGCTTGTGTAAACGCCGTGGTTTTATTTACCAGGGCTCGGATGTCTATGGCGGCTTGAGCGGCACGTGGGATTACGGCCCGCTTGGTGTAGCGCTGAAGCGGAATATTATGCAGTTGTGGTGGCGGCACTTCGTTGACGAGCGCGACGACATGTACGGTGTGGATGCGGCGATTTTGATGAATCAGAAGGTGTGGCAGGCGAGCGGGCACGTTGATACGTTTGTTGATCCGCTGTGCGAAGATACGGTGAATCACCGGCGCTATCGGACAGACCATATTTTGAAAGATAATGGCGTTGATTCAGACGGCATGACGATGGAGCAGATGGATGCGGCGATTCACGAAAAGGGAATTACAAGCCCGGATGGCAATCCACTAAGTAACTCGCGGACGTTTAATATGATGTTCAAGACTTACGTTGGTGCCACGGAGAGCGAAGACAGTATCAGCTACCTTCGCCCTGAAACTGCTCAAGGCATCTTCACCAATTTTAAAAATGTCGTTGATGCTTTTTATCCAAATTTGCCGTTTGGTATCGCTCAGCAGGGCAAGGCATTTCGTAATGAAATTGCGCCGCGCGACTTCATTTTCCGCAGCCGCGAGTTTGAGCAGATGGAGATTGAATATTTTGTTGATCCAGAGCGCTGGCAAGAGGCGTTTGACGAATTGCTGGCAGCAACGCACGAGTTTCTCGGTAAGCTTGGTTTGAGCCGCGAGCATATCCATGAGCTGGACGTACCAGCCGAAGATCGGGCGCACTACAGTAAAAAAACCATCGACATTGAGTACGATTTTCCAATCGGCTGCGAGGAGCTGATGGGCATCGCTTACCGCACTGATTTTGACCTCGGCAACATCCAACGCGTCAGCGGCAAGAGTATGGAGTATACGGTGAAGGGTACGAACACGAAATTTGTGCCGCACGTCATCGAGCCGAGCTTCGGTGTGGAGCGGGCATTGATGGCGGTGCTGAGTGAAGCGTATCGCGAGGACGAAATCAACGGCGGCAAGCGCGTCTACCTGGCGCTGCCTGAGCATTTAGCGCCAGTGCGGTTCTGCGTTTCGCCGCTGCTCAAAAATAAACCTGAGCTAGTCGAAAAAGCCCGCCAGGTCTACCGTACGCTCAAGGCAAAATATGGACGCGTCATGTGGGACGATAATGGTAATATCGGCAAGCGCTACCGCCGCCAGGATGAAATCGGCACGCCGCACTGCGTGGTTATCGACTTCCAAACCCTAGACGATGACACCGTCACCGTACGTGAACGGGACACAACCGAGCAGCGACGGGTGAAGATTGAGGAGCTGTAAGGCACTGTTTGTACGCAGACTCAAGTTGTATTTAGCGAGGAATTGTACTCAGGTATTTTCTTGAAAGCGACAGCGGTTACCTGCGGCGTTGTTGCCGATCATCTGGGAATAGCGGATATTTCTGGTTGGTTGCGGGCGCGTGCGGGCAAAAAAGAATTACAATAAAAAGTCTTGCTATACATTTCGTTTTGTGATAAAACTGAAATAATCGCATCAATTGATGCGATATCGCTCCTTTAGAGAATGAGGTGAATGTGTATGGCTCGGGACACCGAGCTTGACCGCCTGAAGGCGGCTCAAGATCTTGCATTCCAGCGCAAGCAGCGTGCATACGAAACTATGCAGGCGGCATGGCAGCGCAGGTCTTCGGCGCGCGACGAGATGAATCGCGCGTTTGAAGTGAAGCAGTGCGCTCACGAAGTGCAAGAGGCTTCGTGGCGGGATTATCAGCGGGTTAAGCGGGCAAATGGCCCGCGAATTGACCAGCTGAATAGCCAGCAAGAGTCGGCGTATCAGAATATGCGCCGTGCGTTCGACAACGCGTCTATGGCGTATGATCGCCGTGATGGCGCTGCTGCGCGCAGTCATGCGGACGACGGGCATGCCTTTAAGGCGGAGGCTCGGCGCTGCGTTGAAGAGCGGCGCCGTCTGGTTGCTGAGATTCGTGCCGCGCGTGATCGCCACGCGGGTCCGAAAGCAGACTTTCAGCGAGCGAAAGCCGATTTTACTGCTGCGAAGCAGCGGTTTGATCAGGCAAAAGCCGAGCACGAGCGCGCAAAGGACGAGTTCCAGCGCGCTAAGCGCGAGTTTGACGCGGCGCGTCAGGCATTCAAGGCATGTCTCGATAAGGTCCGCGCCGAGCGCAACCGTCGTCGCGAGGACAAGCGTGCTATCGCCGAGAGGGCTGGTGTGCCATCTCAGTATCTCGACGACTTGTGGGTCTCCAGGGATTCAAATGGTAATACCAACATCTACTTCGGTGGAGTTGGTAAGTCAAACGGACCTGGGCATGGTCACTACGTTATCGATCGCAACGGTCGAGTGACGTATCTCCGCAACCCGAACGATCCGCATGGGTCGCAGAACTTTCAGCATGATCCTGCGCTTGAATCTCGTTTGACTCAAACTGCGCTCAAGCTGATTAATATGGACAGAATAGCTATGGGTCCGCGTAGTGTGCAATATCACGATGGAACAGTGACTGTGAAAGTCAAGTCTGGTTACGATGTGCGTACGGACACTGTCATCACCGATGTTATCATCATTGATCGCGCAGCAAATCCGAACGAACACCTTCACCTGGGTATCAGCGAGATTGACGGTTCCATCATCTTCCAGAATTGGAACAAAAACCACTAAGAAAGGGAGTGGTAGCCCTGCGTAAGCGGGGCTTTTCTCATGGTATAATTTTATTATGGACAGTGAGCTTGCGGCTATCGTGCAACGCATAGGGAATATACTTAAAAATAAAGAAAAAGAACCTTTGCGTGTACTGGGTGGCTATATCGTTGGCGCAACAATCGTGCGTGATGACTGGGAAGAGAAATTTCAAGCGCGTTACCCGCTGTTGAATGAGATTGCCGAATTGGGCGCGGATCTGGAAGTTACTGACGATTTGAAACGTGCTGGCGAAATAGTAAAACAGATACAAGATAAGTTCACACAGCTTCAACTGCCGCAAACTGGTGTATCTTGATGTAATAATGTCTTGCTATGAGTAAAAAGAGTTACCCGCAGATGACTTACGAGCAAGTAGTCGAGCACTGCCGGCAGTATGCGGATATAATTAGAGCTGATGGCATTGACCTTTTCTTGTCGGACATTGGTGAGTCTGCGGTTATCTCAGACATGCTAGGATACCCGCTTGAGATGCAAAATTGGATCAATAAGAAGCAGTACCCATTACTTTCGGAGATAATAGAAGCTGCAGCTGATGTAGATCGGTATCATGCAAAACGAGAATCCTGGAAAAGATTACTAGATTTGATTGATAAATTGTAGGTAGTATGGATCGCAAAGTTATTGAACAATTTTATGAACACGTAATCTTGCCAAACTATCATAAGCTTGATGCAGCGACAATTCGCTGGAAAGATCATGGTCGAATTGGACTTGATGCTTGGGTGCATTATTTTGAAGACGCAAAGGGTCGTGAATATGTGCTTGTTTTTGAAGACTTTCCTGGCGATACATTTCTTGATGACGGGCTCACTCATGAAGTGATATCTCTTAATGGCGAGGTTTCTATAGAGTTTGGTGTCAAGAATAAAGAACATGCCCAATATGTGCCGAATATAACAGGCTACTTTACTCTATATAGGGAGCGATAATTCGTTATACTGCAAATGAATAAAGATGTAGTAATAAACCAGCTCAAAAAGTACGCATGCCAAAAGGTAGCGGACTTAGCGCAACATAATAACGATTTACGACCGATTAGCTATTTATTGCAGAATAATTTTGCCGACATACCCTCAGATACGTGTCTGATTACTGATGACGAGGCATATTCTTTGACGATTATTCCCACTAATACGAAAGCGCTTCCTCCTTGTGTGTTTGATGTAAAAACGCGTAGCGCATGCCTTGATTTAGCAGAAATAATTTGGTGTATTGCTGCCGAAACTAGGAATTGCCATGACATGGTACATGTCGCCAAAGCGGTTTACCCGTTACTTTCACAGGATTCTGCAACGTTCAACGGCGGATTCGATTTAGTAGAATGCATGGATTGGTATTTTGACGACGATGTGCCGACAGCAGAAAAGCGTCAATATGCCAAAGAGCTTACCGATGAACTCCGAACAGTCGTTACAAAGACCAATGCTCGTTTTACGGATTTTTTAGCGAAGGTTACGTGTGTGGTTGCGAAAGCTGTAAATACGCCTATAGAGGAGCTCTGCGAGCGTAGCGACTACACTCAGACACATGGAGTGCCAACGAAGCCTGGCGAACTGATAGCGAGTGAGCTGATCGGCCTTATTGCACCGCGTACTGATGCTGAGCTCAAGGCAACCGGTGACGAGTGGCTTTTTGAGGATATCCTTAAGATAGCTGGTCGTCTTGACATTAGTGTCGAACGAACGGAAGACTGGCGCTTATTGTGTTCATACCTGCCGCGTTTGCGGGCGTTGCAACACAGACACAATAGAGAGGGGTGAGCTTTGCCCCGCGTTAGCCAAGAGTAGCGTGGGGCTCTTTCACTTTGGTATATTTTTGATAAATTATGAGCATTTATTGAAATTTCTCGCATGATATAATCAATTCATGAAAGAGGCGTGAAAGGCTCTCGGAATAGTGGCAATGGTGAAAGAATGTGGCAAGAAATGAAGGACTTAATTGCGAAATTGTAGTGACTGTATGGACACTCAATGGCAAGCCACTTTAGCGCAGGATATCATCCATGCAGCGCGCGCGTATCATAGCGACGCTCAAGCGCTTGAATATTTAGCTGATTTTGCTTTTTCGCTTGCGCGCTGGTTGAATGACGCGAGCGTTGTCGAATGGGATAATATTCATTCTGTGTGCGAACAGCGATATGTCTCGCTACAGTCCGGATCAGGAACTTGTTTTGATGAAAACATGCTTGGCCGGTGCGAAGCATATATCGCAAAGCATACAAAGAGGGCGCAGCGCGTTCGGCAAGACATAGGGCAAAACAACTTTCAATATACGTATCAAGCTATTCTTGCGCGTGATATAATTTCAGCAATAATTCAATATCAGAATAACATCCAAATGTTTGCATATTTGGCACGGTTTATAGATAGTATTGTCAGCGGTATACGAGTTGCGCCAGCTATTGATTGGGCGGATGTGCGTGCAATTTGTCGGCATCGGCTTGAATCGCTGCGCCAACAACGTAAGCCGGTGCCGCTTGATGAGAGTGTTCTCATTACTTATCAAACGGCGCTTATGCCGCTTATTCATAAATTTTTATCTTCGTAATATATAAAAAATTCAGCGAAAATGCGAGAGGAAAATAGAACGCAGCTACCAGCATGAGAGTAACTACTGCGAATGAATGCGTTTCCGAGTATACTATAAGCATGGCTGTAAAAAGTTCCGCGCCGCAAACCATTAAGCGCTATTTGAAATATGCGCTCTACCGGTATCGTGATAGTGACAACAGCGAAGTGGCATATTACTTCGCGCAGCTTGCGTTTTTGCTGATGTGCGTATGCGGCGATACGCTTGCTAAATGGCGCGGCGTTTTCCGCGAGTACGACGCATCGGACTACCGCGATAGCAAGCAGCAACCTGAAAGTGCACAAATGACGTATGAGCAGGCGATAGCGCATTGCAAGAAATCAGTCAAAATGATCGCGAAAGATGGGATTGATACACTTTTAGCAGACGAGCATGAGGCATTTGATGAGGCTGATGTGCTAGAGTATCCGCTTTATCAACAACGCTGGATGACGCTACGCGATTACCCGGTGCTCTATATGATATACGAGGCCGCGGACGAGGCGCTCGCTATCCGTACGACGCGCTTGATGTGGCAGAAAATTCTACTGTATGCTGATATGCTTGACGCACCGCTTGAACATCCCGCCGCACATCTTGCTGACGCTTATCGCGCTTGTCTGAAATATTTTATTATTCTGAATACAATCGGCGTACTGCGCGCATATAAGAACGACCTGGCGGTGCTGCGCGATGTTTGTACGGCGGTATCACTCGTGGCAGATCTACTAGCTAATGACGAGGTGGTGAATTGGCGTGAAATTTCAGCCATCTGCGACCAGTGTGCCGCCGCTTTCCGCTACAGCGATGACGTTGCTCTATATCGGGATTACTTGAAGACGCTGCGTGCTACGTATCAGCGCGCGGTGAATGTATATTTTGATGATACCTATCAAGGGGAAGCTCCGCGCTGTCCAGGATAGCAGCTCTTGAACTGTGAGGCATCAGCTTACTCATGCCGGTAATCTTGATACTGGCAGGATCAAGCATATGGGAGTAGAGTGGTGTTTGCTGCAGGATCGGCTAAATAGGTGCTATTATAGTATATGTTCTAGAGAATAGTAATTAAGTGGACAAGGATAGAATCGGGATGCACTCTAAAAAGCCTTTTCTCTTACTTCAATCGCGCTCGGAAGACGAAGCGTCGGATGATGAATATCAAGCATTTTTGAAATTTGGCGGCTTGAAGCCGGCAGAGTTGACGCGCTTACGGTTGGATATGGGTATGCAGCCACAGGTTGCTTTAGATGATTACGCTGGTGTGCTGATGGGCGGCGGGGCGGCAAACTTTGCGTATGATG is a window of Candidatus Saccharimonadaceae bacterium ML1 DNA encoding:
- a CDS encoding class I SAM-dependent methyltransferase; protein product: MLSKSGSTRYKRVVSWLLFAVLAIIILVGFSAFTGAPYVPSHRRDVARAFRELYPLSAGDVLVDIGSGDGAVLRQASKCGARAVGYEIHPLLVLLSRWLSRGDTRVAVHFANFWRVDLPNDTTAVYVFGDNRDMSRMVRYVEVQAAKIGRPLHLISYGFQANGYKAAKSVGAHHLYIINPLHK
- the glyQS gene encoding Glycine--tRNA ligase; its protein translation is MGKQIKNEKMETLVSLCKRRGFIYQGSDVYGGLSGTWDYGPLGVALKRNIMQLWWRHFVDERDDMYGVDAAILMNQKVWQASGHVDTFVDPLCEDTVNHRRYRTDHILKDNGVDSDGMTMEQMDAAIHEKGITSPDGNPLSNSRTFNMMFKTYVGATESEDSISYLRPETAQGIFTNFKNVVDAFYPNLPFGIAQQGKAFRNEIAPRDFIFRSREFEQMEIEYFVDPERWQEAFDELLAATHEFLGKLGLSREHIHELDVPAEDRAHYSKKTIDIEYDFPIGCEELMGIAYRTDFDLGNIQRVSGKSMEYTVKGTNTKFVPHVIEPSFGVERALMAVLSEAYREDEINGGKRVYLALPEHLAPVRFCVSPLLKNKPELVEKARQVYRTLKAKYGRVMWDDNGNIGKRYRRQDEIGTPHCVVIDFQTLDDDTVTVRERDTTEQRRVKIEEL
- a CDS encoding HAMP domain-containing histidine kinase: MQEGRTREPFRLPLAAAAHELKAPLALVRQLSLALETGDYTDTERAVLQQRITLTAERALRLTTDLTRAERLDDGLFKVEPLNPIVLCEEVADELSPLYAAHDRTIGVKPHRRQLLGLANRELLRRILLNFTDNALHYSRDAPVYISAQQRQRGAVIRLGVRDYGPAVPANVWRRLMQNLGRPQPLHNRPASSGLGMVVAHEFAAAMGASIGAVRHRDGATFYVDIMTSTQLRLL
- a CDS encoding response regulator; translated protein: MKHVLIIDDDRWLAELLAKQLRGINVDVQIAAHALEAMAAIDERPPAAIILDIFMPGPNGFVLLQELQSHSDLAQIPVIICTASTGELRMEDAAAYGVRQILDKSTMTPQSAVAAVRKVLV
- the xseB gene encoding exodeoxyribonuclease VII small subunit; this translates as MSQQTNKSVSEKMAQLGELVAWFESDEFALEDAIKKFREAEELAKSIENDLKNIKNDINVIKKRFDEV
- the recO gene encoding Recombination protein O, with the protein product MSAERTQAIVLRRTNFGEADRILTLLTPLGQRSAIARGVRREKSKLAGGIELFGVSDVVLQQGKGDLATLTSARLIHFYRNVLADYDRLQFGYEVIKSVERASRDIDEPEWFDVVQSVFAGLDALSVQLQLTQIWFYIHYASLTGYDLSFSRDITGVPLNPERTYMYDISERGLRPSVQGDISADHIKFLRLVANKPLAAVAQIGGVERILPDCWLLARQHAGV
- the xseA gene encoding exodeoxyribonuclease VII large subunit, producing MTPRFSVSDFLAVVNQSLEVAFSAVEIEGEVASFKVNQNKWVFFDLKDENGSVGCFMSVYGLRTPIADGMKLIVRALPKVTAWGKFSVTVQSYYPSGEGSLHKGFELLRAKLDKEGLFTPERKRVLPAIPAHIGVISSTQAAGYTDFITILNERWGGMRVDVAHVQVQGEAAADQIIAAIRYFNESEHPPEVLAILRGGGSADDLGAFNDELLVRAIASSRIPTLVGVGHEIDTTLADLAADVRAATPSNAAQIIMPDKREYIAAAHHQVSRIIAQFDSNIDVTRQETRRLLARSLEAAERRIDMSLNQTEQQCRMLAAYDPRAVLARGYAIVRGVACVGSEITIQQSKQTITAEVTHVAANE